The following coding sequences are from one Ficedula albicollis isolate OC2 chromosome 14, FicAlb1.5, whole genome shotgun sequence window:
- the CCP110 gene encoding centriolar coiled-coil protein of 110 kDa isoform X4 — translation MKMEDYEIFCRKHLSRIQEEAVKGETSLTVQKKNVSLIQFYGVPVLSPLLTLERKKEIQQYKEKALELETRKWKSQKKALLNRVQEIVENVQMKKGPSMSDMNTLETESSCPDLDSKALTDFTALSDIISVYSPERHGSMDLEKTPELRPSDTAGQRTSSVTEVVKAAEENVSSKPRGGCFSEDTPCPRAASPDKVWNKLPSHALQKQEGRVGSPSDEDVQDPCVMSLQNLIKKSREYIEKEQSKRTSKSNSKRSTSESHSDKENDGAKTSDSLRERAKFMGRSSTAQTLDKPSLNKSNTLLQGASIHPGNTSISTLSSFSKVDIPMRVGTPPLVDSDSDEELKKNSMFERDSSIVRSLTSSYAKLPSPEPSMSPKMHRRRPRPLSMGHIIINNPVNAYELSPKGKGRAMDLIMQDIADKNNVSESVPKFMVDLSTVCPGRVPGVSRNSSGPCDGLGAGKPKRHSLGLFESRGTVSATVEGQVLVDHSRGPYKVESSTGMAPPKVNEPFAISQSAVTQKILAGNEMKPATLPENTKYNSPMELNKSYDVENPSPLLMQSKNIRQQMDNTPSVSSANEQFPENFEKVKRRLDLDTDNCQKESSSCVIGVGMEQEQEQQWLQEQKYPVGSVYITKNAVLENIAKEDILKTKMLAFEEMRKRLEEQHAQQLSILIAEQEREQEKLQKELEEQERKLKGKKVTTTEIEISKVNINSRMELEWRKKSESGLLESVQSQLETVHNTNSTSIGFAHTTPSTFSSTSETSFYLWGPSGSGVIKTSVCRPSNRIKTRWTQVFSPEIQMKFDKVTAVAKGFLTRRLLQTEKLKHLKQTVKDTMEFIKNFQSEAPLKRGSVSAQDASLHERVMAQLRAALYDIHDIFFTMEPSERMNILRHDREVRKEKMLRQMDKVKSPRERVTLSTATQKSLDRKKYMKATEMGIPSKKIIIKQKTPENRILQPNQGQNAPVHRLLCRQGTPKTSVNGVEQNRRKASGSRVSYKAVSGAYAGRTQRKKPNVVTI, via the exons ATGAAGATGGAGGACTATGAAATATTCTGTAGGAAGCATCTTTCCAGAATCCAAGAGGAGGCAGTAAAAGGAGAAACCTCTTTGACcgttcagaagaaaaatgtgtctcTCATTCAATTCTATGGAGTCCCTGTGCTTTCCCCTCTG CTTactctggaaaggaaaaaggaaatacagcagTATAAGGAGAAAGCACTGGAGCTAGAGACCAGGAAATGGAAATCCCAGAAAAAAGCTTTATTGAATCGTGTTCAGGAGATTGTGGAAAATGTTCAG atGAAGAAAGGACCTAGCATGAGTGACATGAACACACTGGAGACTGAGAGTTCTTGCCCTGATTTGGATTCCAAGGCTTTGACTGACTTCACAGCTCTATCAGATATCATTTCAGTATATTCTCCTGAAAGACATGGTTCCATGGACCTGGAAAAGACCCCAGAACTTAGACCATCAGATACTGCAGGGCAAAGGACATCAAGTGTGACAGAAGTAgttaaagcagcagaagaaaatgtttcttccaAGCCACGTGGGGGTTGCTTCTCGGAGGACACGCCGTGTCCGAGGGCTGCATCTCCTGACAAGGTGTGGAACAAGCTCCCTTCTCATGCTCTGCAGAAGCAGGAGGGACGAGTGGGGTCACCATCAGATGAGGATGTCCAAGATCCGTGTGTAATGAGTCTTCAGAACCTGATTAAGAAGTCCAGGGAGTACATagagaaagagcaaagcaaGCGTACCTCAAAGAGCAATTCCAAGAGGAGTACGAGTGAAAGTCATTCGGATAAAGAAAATGATGGTGCTAAAACAAGCGACTCTCTGAGAGAGAGGGCAAAGTTTATGGGCAGAAGTTCCACTGCTCAGACACTTGATAAACCCAGTCTTAATAAATCAAATACCCTTCTCCAAGGCGCCTCTATTCATCCAGGTAACACAAGTATATCCACTTTATCCAGTTTTTCTAAAGTAGACATACCTATGAGAGTTGGAACACCCCCTTTGGTGGATTCAGATTCAGATGAGGAATTGAAAAAGAATTCTATGTTTGAGCGTGACAGTAGCATTGTCAGGAGCCTCACAAGCTCTTATGCCAAACTGCCGAGCCCAGAGCCAAGCATGAGCCCAAAAATGCACCGACGGCGCCCAAGACCTTTATCCATGGGACACATCATTATAAACAACCCTGTCAATGCTTATGAGTTAAGCCCTAAAGGCAAGGGTAGAGCAATGGATTTAATCATGCAAGATATTGCAGATAAAAACAACGTGTCTGAATCGGTGCCAAAGTTCATGGTGGACTTGAGCACAGTTTGCCCTGGCAGAGTTCCTGGTGTCAGCAGGAATTCCTCAGGCCCGTGtgatgggctgggggctggcaaaCCAAAGCGCCATTCCTTGGGGCTCTTTGAAAGCAGAGGAACTGTGTCAGCCACGGTGGAAGGACAGGTGCTGGTGGACCATAGCAGAGGGCCATACAAagtggagagcagcactggtATGGCACCTCCAAAAGTGAATGAGCCCTTTGCCATCAGTCAGTCTGCAGTGACACAGAAGATCCTGGCTGGGAATGAAATGAAACCAGCTACTTTGCCAGAAAACACTAAATATAATTCTCCAATGGAACTCAATAAATCTTATGATGTGGAAAATCCATCTCCACTATTAATGCAGAGCAAGAATATACGACAACAGATGGATAATACTCCAAGTGTTTCCTCAGCAAATGAGCAGTTCccagaaaattttgaaaaggtGAAACGTAGACTTGATTTGGACACTGACAACTGCCAAAAAGAAAGCAGTTCCTGTGTTATAGGAGTTGGAATGGAACAAGAACAAGAGCAGCAGTGGTTGCAAGAACAGAAATATCCTGTGGGATCTGTTTACATTACCAAGAATGCAGTCCtggaaaatattgcaaaag aagatattttaaaaactaaaatgctGGCCTttgaagaaatgagaaagagaCTTGAAGAGCAGCATGCACAACAACTGTCAATTCTGATAGCTGAACAAGAGAGAGAACAGGAGAAATTGCAGAAG GAActggaagagcaggagagaaagTTGAAAGGAAAGAAGGTTACTACAACGGAAATAGAAATTTCCAAAGTGAATATTAACAGTAGGATGGAGTTggagtggaggaaaaaaagtgaaagtggCTTGCTGGAAAGTGTGCAGTCTCAGCTGGAGACAGTCCATAACACAAACTCCACCAGCATTG gTTTTGCTCACACAACACCCAGCACCTTTTCTTCAACAAGTGAAACTTCATTCTATCTCTGGGGACCATCGGGTAGTGGAGTTATAAAAACCTCTGTATGCAGGCCAAGTAATAGGATCAAAACTAGGTGGACTCag gtattcAGTCCAGAAATACAAATGAAGTTTGACAAGGTCACTGCAGTGGCAAAGGGATTTCTCACTCGTAGACTCCTGCAGACGGAAAAACTGAAACATCTTAAGCAAACTGTAAAA GATACTATGGAGTTCATAAAAAATTTTCAGTCTGAAGCCCCATTGAAAAGAGGAAGTGTGTCAGCACAGGATGCATCCCTTCATGAAAGAGTAATGGCTCAG CTGCGAGCTGCTCTGTATGACATCCATGACATCTTTTTCACAATGGAGCCGTCGGAGAGAATGAATATTCTGCGTCACGATCGTGAAGTTCGTAAAGAGAAGATGCTCAGGCAAATG gATAAAGTAAAGAGCCCAAGAGAGCGAGTGACACTTTCAACAGCTACGCAGAAGTCTCTGGACAGGAAAAAGTACATGAA GGCTACAGAAATGGGAATaccaagtaaaaaaataattataaaacaaaaaactcctgAAAACCG CATACTTCAACCAAACCAAGGACAGAATGCCCCTGTTCAtaggctgctctgcagacaaGG aaCCCCTAAGACCTCAGTGAATGGGGTTGAGCAAAATAGAAGGAAGGCCTCAGGGAGCAGAGTGTCTTACAAGGCTGTTTCAG GAGCATATGCAGGAAGAACCCAAAGAAAGAAGCCAAATGTTGTGACAATTTAA
- the CCP110 gene encoding centriolar coiled-coil protein of 110 kDa isoform X3, whose amino-acid sequence MPQPRPGGSSLPRSGRAGIGRSGLRGNKALSGLTRRVGKMKMEDYEIFCRKHLSRIQEEAVKGETSLTVQKKNVSLIQFYGVPVLSPLLTLERKKEIQQYKEKALELETRKWKSQKKALLNRVQEIVENVQMKKGPSMSDMNTLETESSCPDLDSKALTDFTALSDIISVYSPERHGSMDLEKTPELRPSDTAGQRTSSVTEVVKAAEENVSSKPRGGCFSEDTPCPRAASPDKVWNKLPSHALQKQEGRVGSPSDEDVQDPCVMSLQNLIKKSREYIEKEQSKRTSKSNSKRSTSESHSDKENDGAKTSDSLRERAKFMGRSSTAQTLDKPSLNKSNTLLQGASIHPGNTSISTLSSFSKVDIPMRVGTPPLVDSDSDEELKKNSMFERDSSIVRSLTSSYAKLPSPEPSMSPKMHRRRPRPLSMGHIIINNPVNAYELSPKGKGRAMDLIMQDIADKNNVSESVPKFMVDLSTVCPGRVPGVSRNSSGPCDGLGAGKPKRHSLGLFESRGTVSATVEGQVLVDHSRGPYKVESSTGMAPPKVNEPFAISQSAVTQKILAGNEMKPATLPENTKYNSPMELNKSYDVENPSPLLMQSKNIRQQMDNTPSVSSANEQFPENFEKVKRRLDLDTDNCQKESSSCVIGVGMEQEQEQQWLQEQKYPVGSVYITKNAVLENIAKEDILKTKMLAFEEMRKRLEEQHAQQLSILIAEQEREQEKLQKELEEQERKLKGKKVTTTEIEISKVNINSRMELEWRKKSESGLLESVQSQLETVHNTNSTSIGFAHTTPSTFSSTSETSFYLWGPSGSGVIKTSVCRPSNRIKTRWTQVFSPEIQMKFDKVTAVAKGFLTRRLLQTEKLKHLKQTVKDTMEFIKNFQSEAPLKRGSVSAQDASLHERVMAQLRAALYDIHDIFFTMEPSERMNILRHDREVRKEKMLRQMDKVKSPRERVTLSTATQKSLDRKKYMKATEMGIPSKKIIIKQKTPENRILQPNQGQNAPVHRLLCRQGSICRKNPKKEAKCCDNLRRQHSLG is encoded by the exons ATGCCTCAGCCCCGGCCTGGGGGGAGCTCGCTGCCCCGGAGCGGGCGGGCAGGAATCGGCCGAAGCGGCTTGCGAGGGAACAAAGCGTTGTCAGGCCTTACCAGGCG CGTAGGTAAGATGAAGATGGAGGACTATGAAATATTCTGTAGGAAGCATCTTTCCAGAATCCAAGAGGAGGCAGTAAAAGGAGAAACCTCTTTGACcgttcagaagaaaaatgtgtctcTCATTCAATTCTATGGAGTCCCTGTGCTTTCCCCTCTG CTTactctggaaaggaaaaaggaaatacagcagTATAAGGAGAAAGCACTGGAGCTAGAGACCAGGAAATGGAAATCCCAGAAAAAAGCTTTATTGAATCGTGTTCAGGAGATTGTGGAAAATGTTCAG atGAAGAAAGGACCTAGCATGAGTGACATGAACACACTGGAGACTGAGAGTTCTTGCCCTGATTTGGATTCCAAGGCTTTGACTGACTTCACAGCTCTATCAGATATCATTTCAGTATATTCTCCTGAAAGACATGGTTCCATGGACCTGGAAAAGACCCCAGAACTTAGACCATCAGATACTGCAGGGCAAAGGACATCAAGTGTGACAGAAGTAgttaaagcagcagaagaaaatgtttcttccaAGCCACGTGGGGGTTGCTTCTCGGAGGACACGCCGTGTCCGAGGGCTGCATCTCCTGACAAGGTGTGGAACAAGCTCCCTTCTCATGCTCTGCAGAAGCAGGAGGGACGAGTGGGGTCACCATCAGATGAGGATGTCCAAGATCCGTGTGTAATGAGTCTTCAGAACCTGATTAAGAAGTCCAGGGAGTACATagagaaagagcaaagcaaGCGTACCTCAAAGAGCAATTCCAAGAGGAGTACGAGTGAAAGTCATTCGGATAAAGAAAATGATGGTGCTAAAACAAGCGACTCTCTGAGAGAGAGGGCAAAGTTTATGGGCAGAAGTTCCACTGCTCAGACACTTGATAAACCCAGTCTTAATAAATCAAATACCCTTCTCCAAGGCGCCTCTATTCATCCAGGTAACACAAGTATATCCACTTTATCCAGTTTTTCTAAAGTAGACATACCTATGAGAGTTGGAACACCCCCTTTGGTGGATTCAGATTCAGATGAGGAATTGAAAAAGAATTCTATGTTTGAGCGTGACAGTAGCATTGTCAGGAGCCTCACAAGCTCTTATGCCAAACTGCCGAGCCCAGAGCCAAGCATGAGCCCAAAAATGCACCGACGGCGCCCAAGACCTTTATCCATGGGACACATCATTATAAACAACCCTGTCAATGCTTATGAGTTAAGCCCTAAAGGCAAGGGTAGAGCAATGGATTTAATCATGCAAGATATTGCAGATAAAAACAACGTGTCTGAATCGGTGCCAAAGTTCATGGTGGACTTGAGCACAGTTTGCCCTGGCAGAGTTCCTGGTGTCAGCAGGAATTCCTCAGGCCCGTGtgatgggctgggggctggcaaaCCAAAGCGCCATTCCTTGGGGCTCTTTGAAAGCAGAGGAACTGTGTCAGCCACGGTGGAAGGACAGGTGCTGGTGGACCATAGCAGAGGGCCATACAAagtggagagcagcactggtATGGCACCTCCAAAAGTGAATGAGCCCTTTGCCATCAGTCAGTCTGCAGTGACACAGAAGATCCTGGCTGGGAATGAAATGAAACCAGCTACTTTGCCAGAAAACACTAAATATAATTCTCCAATGGAACTCAATAAATCTTATGATGTGGAAAATCCATCTCCACTATTAATGCAGAGCAAGAATATACGACAACAGATGGATAATACTCCAAGTGTTTCCTCAGCAAATGAGCAGTTCccagaaaattttgaaaaggtGAAACGTAGACTTGATTTGGACACTGACAACTGCCAAAAAGAAAGCAGTTCCTGTGTTATAGGAGTTGGAATGGAACAAGAACAAGAGCAGCAGTGGTTGCAAGAACAGAAATATCCTGTGGGATCTGTTTACATTACCAAGAATGCAGTCCtggaaaatattgcaaaag aagatattttaaaaactaaaatgctGGCCTttgaagaaatgagaaagagaCTTGAAGAGCAGCATGCACAACAACTGTCAATTCTGATAGCTGAACAAGAGAGAGAACAGGAGAAATTGCAGAAG GAActggaagagcaggagagaaagTTGAAAGGAAAGAAGGTTACTACAACGGAAATAGAAATTTCCAAAGTGAATATTAACAGTAGGATGGAGTTggagtggaggaaaaaaagtgaaagtggCTTGCTGGAAAGTGTGCAGTCTCAGCTGGAGACAGTCCATAACACAAACTCCACCAGCATTG gTTTTGCTCACACAACACCCAGCACCTTTTCTTCAACAAGTGAAACTTCATTCTATCTCTGGGGACCATCGGGTAGTGGAGTTATAAAAACCTCTGTATGCAGGCCAAGTAATAGGATCAAAACTAGGTGGACTCag gtattcAGTCCAGAAATACAAATGAAGTTTGACAAGGTCACTGCAGTGGCAAAGGGATTTCTCACTCGTAGACTCCTGCAGACGGAAAAACTGAAACATCTTAAGCAAACTGTAAAA GATACTATGGAGTTCATAAAAAATTTTCAGTCTGAAGCCCCATTGAAAAGAGGAAGTGTGTCAGCACAGGATGCATCCCTTCATGAAAGAGTAATGGCTCAG CTGCGAGCTGCTCTGTATGACATCCATGACATCTTTTTCACAATGGAGCCGTCGGAGAGAATGAATATTCTGCGTCACGATCGTGAAGTTCGTAAAGAGAAGATGCTCAGGCAAATG gATAAAGTAAAGAGCCCAAGAGAGCGAGTGACACTTTCAACAGCTACGCAGAAGTCTCTGGACAGGAAAAAGTACATGAA GGCTACAGAAATGGGAATaccaagtaaaaaaataattataaaacaaaaaactcctgAAAACCG CATACTTCAACCAAACCAAGGACAGAATGCCCCTGTTCAtaggctgctctgcagacaaGG GAGCATATGCAGGAAGAACCCAAAGAAAGAAGCCAAATGTTGTGACAATTTAAGAAGACAGCATTCACTGGGATAA
- the CCP110 gene encoding centriolar coiled-coil protein of 110 kDa isoform X2: MPGPSAGKQVWIFLPPELPDSVGKMKMEDYEIFCRKHLSRIQEEAVKGETSLTVQKKNVSLIQFYGVPVLSPLLTLERKKEIQQYKEKALELETRKWKSQKKALLNRVQEIVENVQMKKGPSMSDMNTLETESSCPDLDSKALTDFTALSDIISVYSPERHGSMDLEKTPELRPSDTAGQRTSSVTEVVKAAEENVSSKPRGGCFSEDTPCPRAASPDKVWNKLPSHALQKQEGRVGSPSDEDVQDPCVMSLQNLIKKSREYIEKEQSKRTSKSNSKRSTSESHSDKENDGAKTSDSLRERAKFMGRSSTAQTLDKPSLNKSNTLLQGASIHPGNTSISTLSSFSKVDIPMRVGTPPLVDSDSDEELKKNSMFERDSSIVRSLTSSYAKLPSPEPSMSPKMHRRRPRPLSMGHIIINNPVNAYELSPKGKGRAMDLIMQDIADKNNVSESVPKFMVDLSTVCPGRVPGVSRNSSGPCDGLGAGKPKRHSLGLFESRGTVSATVEGQVLVDHSRGPYKVESSTGMAPPKVNEPFAISQSAVTQKILAGNEMKPATLPENTKYNSPMELNKSYDVENPSPLLMQSKNIRQQMDNTPSVSSANEQFPENFEKVKRRLDLDTDNCQKESSSCVIGVGMEQEQEQQWLQEQKYPVGSVYITKNAVLENIAKEDILKTKMLAFEEMRKRLEEQHAQQLSILIAEQEREQEKLQKELEEQERKLKGKKVTTTEIEISKVNINSRMELEWRKKSESGLLESVQSQLETVHNTNSTSIGFAHTTPSTFSSTSETSFYLWGPSGSGVIKTSVCRPSNRIKTRWTQVFSPEIQMKFDKVTAVAKGFLTRRLLQTEKLKHLKQTVKDTMEFIKNFQSEAPLKRGSVSAQDASLHERVMAQLRAALYDIHDIFFTMEPSERMNILRHDREVRKEKMLRQMDKVKSPRERVTLSTATQKSLDRKKYMKATEMGIPSKKIIIKQKTPENRILQPNQGQNAPVHRLLCRQGTPKTSVNGVEQNRRKASGSRVSYKAVSGAYAGRTQRKKPNVVTI; encoded by the exons ATGCCTGGGCCAAGTGCTGGCAAACAAGTGTGGATTTTCCTTCCACCTGAGCTGCCTGACAG CGTAGGTAAGATGAAGATGGAGGACTATGAAATATTCTGTAGGAAGCATCTTTCCAGAATCCAAGAGGAGGCAGTAAAAGGAGAAACCTCTTTGACcgttcagaagaaaaatgtgtctcTCATTCAATTCTATGGAGTCCCTGTGCTTTCCCCTCTG CTTactctggaaaggaaaaaggaaatacagcagTATAAGGAGAAAGCACTGGAGCTAGAGACCAGGAAATGGAAATCCCAGAAAAAAGCTTTATTGAATCGTGTTCAGGAGATTGTGGAAAATGTTCAG atGAAGAAAGGACCTAGCATGAGTGACATGAACACACTGGAGACTGAGAGTTCTTGCCCTGATTTGGATTCCAAGGCTTTGACTGACTTCACAGCTCTATCAGATATCATTTCAGTATATTCTCCTGAAAGACATGGTTCCATGGACCTGGAAAAGACCCCAGAACTTAGACCATCAGATACTGCAGGGCAAAGGACATCAAGTGTGACAGAAGTAgttaaagcagcagaagaaaatgtttcttccaAGCCACGTGGGGGTTGCTTCTCGGAGGACACGCCGTGTCCGAGGGCTGCATCTCCTGACAAGGTGTGGAACAAGCTCCCTTCTCATGCTCTGCAGAAGCAGGAGGGACGAGTGGGGTCACCATCAGATGAGGATGTCCAAGATCCGTGTGTAATGAGTCTTCAGAACCTGATTAAGAAGTCCAGGGAGTACATagagaaagagcaaagcaaGCGTACCTCAAAGAGCAATTCCAAGAGGAGTACGAGTGAAAGTCATTCGGATAAAGAAAATGATGGTGCTAAAACAAGCGACTCTCTGAGAGAGAGGGCAAAGTTTATGGGCAGAAGTTCCACTGCTCAGACACTTGATAAACCCAGTCTTAATAAATCAAATACCCTTCTCCAAGGCGCCTCTATTCATCCAGGTAACACAAGTATATCCACTTTATCCAGTTTTTCTAAAGTAGACATACCTATGAGAGTTGGAACACCCCCTTTGGTGGATTCAGATTCAGATGAGGAATTGAAAAAGAATTCTATGTTTGAGCGTGACAGTAGCATTGTCAGGAGCCTCACAAGCTCTTATGCCAAACTGCCGAGCCCAGAGCCAAGCATGAGCCCAAAAATGCACCGACGGCGCCCAAGACCTTTATCCATGGGACACATCATTATAAACAACCCTGTCAATGCTTATGAGTTAAGCCCTAAAGGCAAGGGTAGAGCAATGGATTTAATCATGCAAGATATTGCAGATAAAAACAACGTGTCTGAATCGGTGCCAAAGTTCATGGTGGACTTGAGCACAGTTTGCCCTGGCAGAGTTCCTGGTGTCAGCAGGAATTCCTCAGGCCCGTGtgatgggctgggggctggcaaaCCAAAGCGCCATTCCTTGGGGCTCTTTGAAAGCAGAGGAACTGTGTCAGCCACGGTGGAAGGACAGGTGCTGGTGGACCATAGCAGAGGGCCATACAAagtggagagcagcactggtATGGCACCTCCAAAAGTGAATGAGCCCTTTGCCATCAGTCAGTCTGCAGTGACACAGAAGATCCTGGCTGGGAATGAAATGAAACCAGCTACTTTGCCAGAAAACACTAAATATAATTCTCCAATGGAACTCAATAAATCTTATGATGTGGAAAATCCATCTCCACTATTAATGCAGAGCAAGAATATACGACAACAGATGGATAATACTCCAAGTGTTTCCTCAGCAAATGAGCAGTTCccagaaaattttgaaaaggtGAAACGTAGACTTGATTTGGACACTGACAACTGCCAAAAAGAAAGCAGTTCCTGTGTTATAGGAGTTGGAATGGAACAAGAACAAGAGCAGCAGTGGTTGCAAGAACAGAAATATCCTGTGGGATCTGTTTACATTACCAAGAATGCAGTCCtggaaaatattgcaaaag aagatattttaaaaactaaaatgctGGCCTttgaagaaatgagaaagagaCTTGAAGAGCAGCATGCACAACAACTGTCAATTCTGATAGCTGAACAAGAGAGAGAACAGGAGAAATTGCAGAAG GAActggaagagcaggagagaaagTTGAAAGGAAAGAAGGTTACTACAACGGAAATAGAAATTTCCAAAGTGAATATTAACAGTAGGATGGAGTTggagtggaggaaaaaaagtgaaagtggCTTGCTGGAAAGTGTGCAGTCTCAGCTGGAGACAGTCCATAACACAAACTCCACCAGCATTG gTTTTGCTCACACAACACCCAGCACCTTTTCTTCAACAAGTGAAACTTCATTCTATCTCTGGGGACCATCGGGTAGTGGAGTTATAAAAACCTCTGTATGCAGGCCAAGTAATAGGATCAAAACTAGGTGGACTCag gtattcAGTCCAGAAATACAAATGAAGTTTGACAAGGTCACTGCAGTGGCAAAGGGATTTCTCACTCGTAGACTCCTGCAGACGGAAAAACTGAAACATCTTAAGCAAACTGTAAAA GATACTATGGAGTTCATAAAAAATTTTCAGTCTGAAGCCCCATTGAAAAGAGGAAGTGTGTCAGCACAGGATGCATCCCTTCATGAAAGAGTAATGGCTCAG CTGCGAGCTGCTCTGTATGACATCCATGACATCTTTTTCACAATGGAGCCGTCGGAGAGAATGAATATTCTGCGTCACGATCGTGAAGTTCGTAAAGAGAAGATGCTCAGGCAAATG gATAAAGTAAAGAGCCCAAGAGAGCGAGTGACACTTTCAACAGCTACGCAGAAGTCTCTGGACAGGAAAAAGTACATGAA GGCTACAGAAATGGGAATaccaagtaaaaaaataattataaaacaaaaaactcctgAAAACCG CATACTTCAACCAAACCAAGGACAGAATGCCCCTGTTCAtaggctgctctgcagacaaGG aaCCCCTAAGACCTCAGTGAATGGGGTTGAGCAAAATAGAAGGAAGGCCTCAGGGAGCAGAGTGTCTTACAAGGCTGTTTCAG GAGCATATGCAGGAAGAACCCAAAGAAAGAAGCCAAATGTTGTGACAATTTAA